One window from the genome of Puniceicoccus vermicola encodes:
- a CDS encoding DUF1353 domain-containing protein — translation MYFVESEEIRRGIEDFFVLLEKLKVDGKYFMPLPLWFEFEGRKLTVWGGFKTDYASIPRGLWFLLAPRQIRRAAILHDAGYRILGFLRDQKIITNRQFSIFRETFDDLFFEAMGHVDPSISAFKRCAAFRSVRAFGWMRGAGLNDATIIQNNFPVVDRIISPF, via the coding sequence GTGTATTTTGTTGAATCTGAGGAGATTCGAAGGGGCATTGAAGATTTCTTTGTTCTTCTCGAAAAGCTGAAGGTTGACGGAAAATATTTCATGCCTTTACCCCTTTGGTTTGAGTTTGAAGGCCGAAAGCTAACAGTTTGGGGAGGATTTAAAACAGACTATGCGTCTATACCCCGTGGTTTGTGGTTCCTTCTAGCGCCAAGGCAGATTCGTAGGGCGGCAATTCTCCATGATGCGGGATATCGAATACTGGGATTTTTGCGTGATCAAAAAATAATCACAAATAGGCAGTTTTCTATTTTTCGCGAAACCTTCGATGATCTTTTCTTCGAGGCAATGGGCCATGTGGACCCATCGATTTCGGCCTTTAAACGTTGTGCCGCCTTTCGCTCCGTTCGGGCCTTCGGTTGGATGCGAGGCGCGGGACTGAATGACGCAACGATTATCCAGAATAATTTTCCGGTAGTGGATCGTATAATTTCTCCGTTCTGA
- a CDS encoding phage tail tape measure protein — MLKNAITMYFGADTKGVETKMGKLKSSIKSFAVSMGLVLSVASVKKYIDHLTELGETAQTLNMNVEEYQRYIYAAKQSGVETAALNDGLLEMQKRFGEAMEGTGQMYEVMKKYNLSMEDSEGKLKTNDQLLGELADLYSSLPNSIEKARMADQAFGGSAKEMVRLLDEGAEGFARLKKEADEYGAIVEERVIRAAEETSYKLEKAMSRIGAFGTSIASGVYDAMDATGNAVGSFFYGTEAAADAYNESQSQMEEAITKKQQAEAKKRQAQFEAAQEKRRKTIEEANQKILDLEEDFRFNQLSAIGQLLQKEKELAKLRGEYVTGRVQGDFSELEGLDKKKEIASLEIDVAKRRAEIDKAAAAEQMRWEEKKAKMLRDHEFSQMKTTQEKIDFLQAEMNAIEKKATKEKLSYIEREKWLTKAIEVEDLLAEKKQKIRDDEQDAVDKRKETEEDILDLRKKAANIKSSDSGSDYEGRGQASLSELVAGTRGSSNDQRKARRVQRFEERAKEAADRGNYEKRDELFGKADKLRSEIGNLKESDRILRKQEELQKKQFEELEEIKKQITKLNEDLADES; from the coding sequence ATGCTGAAGAATGCGATAACTATGTATTTCGGAGCCGATACAAAAGGAGTCGAAACCAAGATGGGGAAACTCAAAAGTTCCATCAAATCTTTTGCTGTATCTATGGGCCTAGTTTTATCGGTCGCCTCAGTCAAAAAGTATATCGATCACCTGACCGAGTTGGGCGAAACCGCGCAAACCCTCAACATGAACGTGGAGGAGTATCAGCGTTACATTTATGCGGCAAAACAGTCAGGTGTTGAAACCGCTGCTTTGAATGACGGCCTTCTTGAGATGCAAAAAAGGTTTGGTGAAGCCATGGAGGGAACGGGCCAGATGTATGAGGTCATGAAAAAGTACAATCTTTCCATGGAGGATTCTGAGGGAAAATTGAAAACCAATGATCAGCTTTTGGGCGAACTTGCTGATCTATATTCTTCGCTACCCAATTCGATTGAAAAGGCTCGAATGGCTGATCAGGCATTTGGCGGATCTGCAAAGGAAATGGTTCGTCTACTAGATGAAGGGGCCGAAGGGTTTGCCCGTTTGAAAAAGGAAGCGGACGAATACGGCGCGATTGTAGAAGAAAGGGTGATTCGAGCCGCTGAAGAAACTAGCTACAAACTAGAAAAGGCAATGTCTCGAATTGGAGCGTTTGGAACGAGTATCGCGTCGGGTGTATATGACGCCATGGACGCTACTGGAAACGCGGTTGGGTCTTTCTTCTATGGAACTGAGGCCGCAGCTGATGCTTATAACGAATCCCAGTCCCAAATGGAGGAGGCGATTACCAAAAAGCAGCAAGCCGAAGCCAAAAAACGCCAAGCTCAGTTTGAGGCCGCGCAGGAAAAACGCCGCAAAACCATCGAAGAAGCCAATCAGAAGATTTTGGATTTGGAGGAAGATTTTCGCTTCAACCAACTTTCTGCCATAGGTCAGCTACTCCAGAAGGAGAAGGAACTAGCCAAACTTCGCGGAGAATACGTCACAGGGCGCGTACAGGGCGATTTCTCCGAGCTTGAGGGGCTGGATAAGAAAAAGGAGATAGCATCCCTAGAAATCGATGTGGCAAAACGCCGCGCCGAAATCGATAAGGCCGCCGCAGCGGAGCAAATGCGTTGGGAGGAGAAGAAAGCCAAAATGCTCCGAGATCATGAGTTTTCGCAAATGAAAACGACTCAGGAAAAGATCGATTTTTTGCAGGCTGAAATGAACGCCATTGAGAAAAAGGCGACCAAGGAAAAACTATCATACATTGAGCGCGAAAAATGGCTCACGAAGGCCATTGAAGTTGAGGATCTACTTGCTGAAAAGAAGCAGAAGATCCGAGACGACGAACAAGATGCAGTCGATAAGCGGAAAGAAACCGAGGAGGATATTCTAGATTTGCGCAAGAAAGCAGCAAATATCAAAAGCTCAGATTCAGGGTCAGATTACGAAGGGCGCGGCCAAGCTTCCTTATCCGAACTGGTTGCCGGAACTCGCGGTTCATCCAATGATCAGCGCAAAGCCCGAAGGGTACAAAGGTTTGAGGAGCGAGCGAAGGAAGCGGCAGACCGAGGCAACTACGAAAAGCGAGATGAATTGTTCGGTAAAGCCGACAAGCTCCGTTCCGAAATTGGAAACCTCAAAGAATCAGACCGGATTCTCCGCAAGCAGGAAGAACTCCAAAAAAAGCAGTTCGAGGAACTGGAGGAGATCAAAAAACAAATTACGAAACTAAACGAGGACTTAGCAGATGAATCCTAA